One window of Campylobacter sp. RM12651 genomic DNA carries:
- the yedE gene encoding selenium metabolism membrane protein YedE/FdhT produces MKTSNFGAELAHFHQNYLSKFYSNTKAVMVLSIMATLYFAIFGGVFAVTGEFTRIGGEILELFGMDLSSYSYYQKQNLNGTMLTRVDGVMIIGLIIGCLLAASVANKVYFRKIASKTRFFQALVGGILAGFGARLAWGCNLANFFTGLPYFSLHTWVFAIFMCLGVAAAILVLKIKIFAPRYEMIKTNTPQLKIDKNLEQKNKIILFLSVIAFFVFFAYLASNDTKNLPTALIFGVIFGWLIQKGQICFTSCFRDLFLFKRYSFSLALFVSMLVASIFVFALLNKGGYNAKVLEISLGLCTGAFIFGFGIVFAGGCECGFLYRAVEGQTHFIVVGIGNIIGTMLIALNYDLLPKWFLSGEKIKLSGYSGLGINIALFLISIALILFYARRKNEN; encoded by the coding sequence ATGAAAACTTCAAATTTTGGTGCAGAACTTGCACACTTTCATCAAAACTACCTAAGCAAATTCTATAGCAATACTAAAGCGGTTATGGTTTTAAGCATAATGGCAACTTTATATTTCGCTATTTTTGGTGGTGTTTTTGCAGTAACAGGCGAATTTACTCGTATCGGTGGAGAAATTCTTGAGCTTTTTGGAATGGATTTAAGTTCGTATTCATATTATCAAAAGCAAAATCTAAACGGAACTATGCTAACTCGTGTTGATGGAGTTATGATTATTGGACTTATAATTGGTTGTTTATTAGCTGCTAGCGTTGCTAATAAGGTGTATTTTAGAAAAATAGCTTCTAAGACTAGATTTTTTCAAGCATTAGTAGGCGGAATATTAGCAGGATTTGGTGCTAGACTTGCTTGGGGATGCAATTTGGCTAACTTTTTTACAGGTCTTCCTTATTTTTCTTTACATACTTGGGTTTTTGCTATTTTTATGTGTCTTGGGGTTGCGGCGGCTATTTTGGTGCTAAAAATTAAGATTTTTGCTCCTAGATATGAGATGATTAAAACAAATACTCCGCAATTAAAAATAGATAAGAATTTAGAACAAAAAAACAAAATTATTTTATTTCTTAGCGTAATTGCTTTTTTTGTATTCTTTGCATATTTAGCTAGTAATGATACTAAAAATCTTCCTACAGCATTGATATTTGGAGTGATTTTTGGCTGGTTGATACAAAAAGGACAGATTTGCTTTACTTCTTGTTTTAGGGATTTATTTTTATTTAAAAGATATAGTTTTTCTTTAGCTTTATTTGTATCAATGTTAGTTGCTAGTATTTTCGTATTTGCATTATTAAATAAAGGCGGATACAACGCTAAGGTTTTAGAAATATCTCTTGGGCTTTGCACGGGAGCATTTATATTTGGCTTTGGTATAGTGTTTGCAGGTGGTTGTGAATGTGGATTTTTATATCGTGCAGTAGAAGGGCAAACTCATTTTATAGTAGTTGGTATTGGAAATATAATAGGAACTATGCTAATTGCTTTAAATTATGATTTATTGCCTAAGTGGTTTTTGAGTGGAGAAAAAATCAAATTAAGCGGATATAGTGGTCTTGGCATTAATATAGCTTTATTTTTAATAAGCATTGCTTTAATATTATTTTATGCAAGGAGAAAAAATGAAAATTGA
- the yedF gene encoding sulfurtransferase-like selenium metabolism protein YedF has translation MKIDYSISLLGEPCPYPAIVANEVIHKLKSGEVLEIISDCPQSINGIPPDMKALGHSCEVVQNGSILGFYITKK, from the coding sequence ATGAAAATTGATTATTCTATTTCTTTATTAGGCGAACCTTGTCCTTATCCTGCAATTGTTGCTAATGAAGTAATTCACAAGCTAAAAAGTGGTGAAGTATTAGAAATAATTAGCGATTGTCCGCAAAGTATTAATGGAATTCCACCTGATATGAAAGCTTTAGGTCATAGTTGCGAAGTAGTGCAAAATGGCTCTATTTTAGGCTTTTATATCACTAAAAAATAA
- a CDS encoding multidrug effflux MFS transporter, translated as MKEKFFILILAFLSAIAPLATDMYLPALSLVQHSFNTSEFYTQLSIASFFIAFALGQLLYGPISDIYGRKIPLIIGLFIFIISSFLCFLVDNIYTFIALRFMQALGGCAGVVIARAIVNDCFSKQKAVAVFSLMMISSSIAPMISPSIGGLLLKYFSWQSIFITLFCLGILLLFLSIFYIKESNKNQIPFSFSNIYKAYKSVLTNKSFLIYVISSSLIMSTLFAYISGSSFVFTNVFNISLQEYGLIFGINSLGFMITARLNVYFTSKFGISKVIFIACITMIINSFCLILLSNNFYTFTLFLFLTLCMLGFITPNLVTKAMQKSKKYSGSASAILGAMQFMFAGFAAFLVGAMNANTSFALACIISIFCLLASLVYILRFKLIRI; from the coding sequence ATGAAAGAAAAATTTTTTATTTTAATATTGGCATTTTTAAGTGCTATTGCCCCACTTGCAACTGATATGTATTTACCTGCATTAAGCTTAGTTCAGCATAGTTTTAATACAAGTGAGTTTTATACTCAATTAAGCATTGCTAGTTTTTTTATAGCCTTTGCATTAGGACAATTATTATATGGACCAATTAGCGATATTTATGGTAGAAAAATCCCATTAATTATAGGACTTTTCATATTTATAATATCTAGCTTTTTATGTTTTTTAGTTGATAATATTTATACTTTTATTGCTTTAAGATTTATGCAAGCACTTGGCGGATGTGCTGGGGTTGTGATTGCAAGAGCTATTGTAAATGATTGTTTTTCTAAGCAAAAAGCAGTGGCTGTATTTTCATTAATGATGATTAGTTCTAGCATAGCTCCTATGATTTCTCCTAGCATTGGTGGGCTTTTGCTTAAATACTTTTCTTGGCAAAGCATTTTTATTACTTTATTTTGTCTTGGAATTTTATTATTATTTTTAAGTATTTTTTATATAAAAGAAAGCAACAAAAATCAAATTCCTTTTTCATTTTCAAATATTTATAAAGCATATAAAAGTGTTTTAACTAATAAAAGTTTTTTAATTTATGTAATTAGCTCAAGTTTAATTATGAGCACTTTATTTGCTTATATTAGTGGCTCAAGTTTTGTTTTTACCAATGTCTTTAATATCAGCTTACAAGAATATGGATTAATATTTGGGATAAATTCTTTAGGATTTATGATAACAGCTAGATTAAATGTGTATTTTACTTCTAAATTCGGTATATCAAAAGTAATTTTTATAGCTTGTATAACAATGATAATTAATTCATTTTGCTTAATACTCTTATCAAATAATTTTTATACTTTTACTTTATTTTTATTCTTAACTTTATGTATGCTAGGCTTTATAACACCAAATCTAGTTACAAAAGCTATGCAAAAATCTAAAAAATATTCAGGTAGTGCTTCAGCAATACTTGGAGCTATGCAATTTATGTTCGCAGGATTTGCAGCGTTTTTAGTCGGTGCTATGAATGCTAATACGAGTTTTGCACTAGCTTGCATAATAAGCATTTTTTGCTTACTTGCAAGTCTAGTTTATATTTTAAGATTTAAGTTAATTAGAATTTAA
- a CDS encoding DUF305 domain-containing protein, which translates to MKKIFLCLCLGAFSLFAKDLSPQELNDMKKELNESMMKMHSKMQAGMNENDPDIAFVAGMLPHHIGAVDMAKIVLKYGEDENIKKLANDIIKAQEIEIKFMQEYLEKKGYKYPEAINHHQH; encoded by the coding sequence ATGAAAAAAATTTTTTTATGTTTATGCTTAGGTGCATTTAGTTTATTTGCTAAAGATTTAAGTCCTCAAGAATTAAACGATATGAAAAAAGAACTAAATGAAAGTATGATGAAAATGCATTCTAAAATGCAAGCAGGTATGAATGAAAACGACCCTGATATAGCATTTGTAGCAGGTATGCTACCTCATCACATTGGTGCTGTTGATATGGCTAAAATCGTTTTAAAATATGGAGAAGATGAAAATATCAAAAAATTAGCTAATGATATTATAAAAGCTCAAGAAATTGAAATTAAATTTATGCAAGAATATTTAGAGAAAAAAGGCTATAAATATCCAGAAGCAATCAATCATCATCAACATTAA